The Deltaproteobacteria bacterium sequence TGTATGCGGCGACGCACTCCGCCCCCGGGCCGCCGACCTTTGCGACCATACCGCAGGAGACAGGATTCTTCAGTTCGTTTTCAAAGAGGGCGCGCGACCACGGCGTGGTAAAGGAGAGCCTCTCGATGCGGAGCACATCGTCGAGGTCGTCTTCGGTCAATGGAGAGAACTTCGCTGCGGGACCGGAGGAAATGGGACTTCCCCTTCGCACTGACTTGCCGGGAGCTGCGGTTGGGGCCGCCCCCGAGACGCCGGACGGCCGCGGCGATGCGGCCGGGACGCTCAGGACGCGCCCACCTTGTTGAAGGCCGCCTTGCCCATGCCGCCTCCGTCCATGTCGATATGCGGCTCGCCCGTGAGCTTCTCGTTCACGGCGAATATGAGGTGCCAGAGGTCGAGCTTGCGGAGCTTGTAGCGCTGCTCGACCCTGAGGCCGGACTCCCTGAGGAACTGGTCCAGGCACATGTCGGAGCGCCAGCCTATGCGCCTGCACAGCGGGTCGACGATCTTCTCGAACTTCTCGACCATCTTGTTCTTGCTCTTGAAGTGGTTGACTATGACCACCCGGCCTCCGTTGCGGCAGACCCTGCGCACCTCGCTCATGACGCGCGCCGGGCTGGGCACCACGCTCACCACGTGGGAGATGAAGACCTTGTCGAAGGTGTCGTCGTCGAACTCGAGGTTCTGGGCGTCCATCTCCATGAGCGTGATATGGTCGAGCCCCTCCCTGCGGATCTTCTCCCTCGCCTTCTTGAGCATCTGCCGCGAGATGTCGATGCCGATGACCTCGCAGTGCCTGGGAAAGAGCGAAAGAGAGAGGCCCGTGCCCACCCCCACGTCGAGCACCCTGTCTCCCGGCTCGATGCCCATGTAGGCTATGGCGTGTTTTATCCTGGGGTAGAAGAACCTCTTGAAAAGAGGCTCGTAGACGTTGGAAAGCTTCGCGTAAATGCGTTTTACACTCTCCGGCTCCAATCCCTTCCTCCTTGACGTTTTTT is a genomic window containing:
- a CDS encoding methyltransferase domain-containing protein; translated protein: MEPESVKRIYAKLSNVYEPLFKRFFYPRIKHAIAYMGIEPGDRVLDVGVGTGLSLSLFPRHCEVIGIDISRQMLKKAREKIRREGLDHITLMEMDAQNLEFDDDTFDKVFISHVVSVVPSPARVMSEVRRVCRNGGRVVIVNHFKSKNKMVEKFEKIVDPLCRRIGWRSDMCLDQFLRESGLRVEQRYKLRKLDLWHLIFAVNEKLTGEPHIDMDGGGMGKAAFNKVGAS